Proteins from one Mercurialis annua linkage group LG7, ddMerAnnu1.2, whole genome shotgun sequence genomic window:
- the LOC126657340 gene encoding protein DETOXIFICATION 27-like, with product MGSYGALEESKVPLLKHLVPKVQEDELVEEKFSRKLWVESRKLWEIVGPAILARVASFSMLVITQAFAGHLGDLELAAISIANNVIVGFDFGLLLGMASALETLCGQAYGARKYHMLGVYLQRSWIVLFLCCLLLLPIYLFASPVLKLLGQPNDVAELSGVVAIYLIPLHFSFAFMFPLQRFLQSQLQNNVTALISFVALAVHVVVSWLFVYKFQLGVVGTAMTLNFSWWVLVLGHLGYTIFGGCPLTWNGFSMEAFSGLWDFTKISAASGVMLCLENWYYRILILMTGNLKNAEIAVDALSICMTINGWEMMIPLAFFAATGVRVSNELGARNGKGAKFATIVSVITSLIIGVLFWGLIMLFNDQLASIFTSSEPVLQAVDHLSVLLAFTVLLNSVQPVLSGVAVGSGWQRYIAYINLGCYYLIGVPLGFLMGWFFHYGVIGIWAGMIFGGTAVQTLILAIITIRCDWEKEAEKANMHIMKWSEVK from the exons ATGGGAAGTTACGGTGCGCTAGAGGAATCAAAAGTTCCGCTTCTAAAACATTTAGTTCCGAAAGTTCAAGAAGATGAATTAGTTGAAGAgaaattttcaagaaaattATGGGTTGAATCAAGAAAATTATGGGAAATAGTTGGTCCTGCAATTTTAGCCCGAGTTGCATCTTTTTCAATGCTGGTTATAACCCAAGCCTTTGCTGGCCATTTGGGTGATCTTGAACTTGCTGCCATTTCCATTGCTAATAATGTCATTGTTGGATTCGACTTCGGTCTCTTG TTAGGAATGGCAAGTGCATTGGAAACATTATGTGGGCAAGCTTATGGAGCCAGAAAATACCATATGTTAGGAGTTTATTTGCAGAGATCatggattgttttattcttaTGTTGCCTTTTGCTTTTGCCTATCTATCTCTTTGCTTCTCCAGTTTTGAAGCTATTAGGTCAACCGAACGACGTCGCTGAGCTCTCCGGAGTTGTTGCTATATATCTGATTCCACTTCACTTCAGTTTTGCTTTTATGTTTCCATTACAGAGATTCTTGCAGAGCCAGCTTCAGAATAACGTTACAGCATTGATATCTTTTGTTGCTCTTGCGGTGCATGTGGTCGTGAGTTGGCTGTTTGTTTATAAGTTTCAGCTCGGCGTCGTCGGAACCGCCATGACTTTGAATTTTTCGTGGTGGGTTCTTGTTCTTGGGCATCTTGGTTACACCATTTTTGGTGGCTGTCCGCTTACTTGGAATGGTTTCTCCATGGAAGCTTTTTCTGGTCTCTGGGATTTCACCAAAATCTCCGCTGCTTCTGGTGTCATGCTCtg CTTGGAGAATTGGTATTACAGAATACTGATCTTGATGACTGGGAATCTGAAAAATGCTGAGATTGCAGTTGATGCCTTGTCAATCTG CATGACCATCAATGGCTGGGAGATGATGATCCCACTCGCATTCTTTGCAGCTACCgg GGTAAGAGTGTCAAATGAGCTAGGAGCAAGAAATGGAAAAGGGGCAAAATTTGCAACAATAGTATCGGTTATTACATCACTTATAATTGGAGTTTTATTTTGGGGTTTGATAATGTTGTTTAATGATCAATTGGCTTCAATATTCACTTCAAGTGAACCTGTTCTTCAAGCAGTTGACCATCTCTCCGTTCTCTTGGCCTTCACTGTTTTGCTCAACAGCGTTCAGCCGGTTCTCTCCG GGGTGGCTGTGGGATCTGGATGGCAAAGATACATAGCTTATATCAACTTAGGTTGCTATTATTTGATTGGTGTTCCGCTCGGATTCTTAATGGGTTGGTTTTTTCACTACGGAGTTATC GGAATATGGGCTGGAATGATTTTTGGTGGAACAGCAGTCCAGACCTTAATATTGGCTATTATTACTATTCGATGCGATTGGGAGAAAGAG GCAGAAAAGGCGAACATGCATATAATGAAATGGTCCGAGGTTAAGTGA
- the LOC126656715 gene encoding uncharacterized protein LOC126656715, whose amino-acid sequence MEQRRVQVQLIPSALWRPPEEGKFKVNTDAAIDLNNKMAVASMVIRDHAGMVHKLGTKMFSGIACMEMAEHLAIWSGLGICSSVIDHRQLIAEDIVALGNKVDEIMFSHVRRDGNRLVHSLANGVCKIE is encoded by the exons ATGGAGCAGCGGAGAGTTCAGGTTCAGCTGATCCCATCGGCTTTGTGGCGACCACCGGAGGAAGGAAAATTCAAGGTGAATACAGATGCGGCGATAGATTTAAATAATAAGATGGCAGTTGCGAGCATGGTTATCAGGGATCATGCGGGCATGGTGCACAAGTTGGGTACCAAAATGTTCTCAGGGATAGCATGCATGGAGATGGCTGAGCATCTGGCTATTTGGAGTGGACTCGGCATTTGCAGCAG TGTGATAGATCATCGTCAGTTGATTGCAGAAGACATTGTGGCTTTGGGAAACAAGGTAGATGAAATCATGTTTTCTCATGTTAGACGAGACGGTAATCGATTAGTGCATTCTTTAGCTAATGGGGTTTGCAAAATAGAATAG